The proteins below come from a single Osmerus mordax isolate fOsmMor3 chromosome 3, fOsmMor3.pri, whole genome shotgun sequence genomic window:
- the si:dkeyp-113d7.1 gene encoding zinc finger and SCAN domain-containing protein 2, whose protein sequence is MAELETDCLTLGLGSLSSDCGSPPLDPLHPDCSTPSLDPLQPDCSTPSLALLASDCSTPTLGTLAAEIAEPLVMLPCVKSEPECELDSIRTVDLSEIQPLSTAELGHEQIKMEISGLDYIKSEHHGELHSFHGTDLDYKSHYEPSLVFDYITHVSDSLEYIKSEQHADLQCYYTTELGAIKTEYEPNLMSSHLRSEMTGNGLESIHMAELRSELNKLRPDGLMDGMVKQEADFSSSGGLYELQSALEGKQPGGASTHPGTKGHGPGQRKPRNLAGEKPFSCTQCGKNFSTLGNLKTHQRIHTGERPYTCSQCGKSFGQAGNLKRHQLIHTGQKPYTCAHCPKGFTKADDLRSHQRLHTGEKPFSCLQCGKSFGQSKELKAHQLSHTGERPFCCQHCGKSFTKEMSYRNHLQIHTGEKPYSCSQCGKTFSNSGVLKTHEKIHTGERPFGCTQCGKSFGRLGHLKAHQQIHSGERPFACPHCGKNFSQSGHLKAHELIHKRERGDCCSSSSSSSSTRSNDSS, encoded by the coding sequence ATGGCAGAGTTAGAGACGGACTGCCTCACGCTGGGCCTCGGCTCCCTGTCATCCGACTGCGGCTCCCCGCCCCTGGATCCCCTCCACCCGGActgctccacccccagcctggaTCCACTCCAGCCAGActgctccacccccagcctggcCCTGCTGGCCTCCGACTGCAGCACCCCCACCCTCGGCACCCTGGCGGCCGAGATCGCGGAACCCCTCGTCATGCTGCCCTGCGTGAAGAGCGAACCCGAGTGCGAGCTGGACTCCATCCGCACCGTGGACCTGTCGGAGATCCAGCCCCTGAGCACAGCAGAGCTGGGCCACGAGCAGATCAAGATGGAGATCAGCGGGTTGGACTACATCAAGTCCGAACATCACGGGGAACTGCACTCCTTCCACGGCACTGACCTGGACTACAAGTCCCACTACGAGCCCAGTCTGGTGTTCGACTACATTACCCACGTCTCCGACAGCCTGGAGTACATCAAGTCGGAGCAGCACGCCGACCTGCAGTGCTACTACACCACAGAGCTCGGGGCCATCAAGACTGAGTACGAGCCCAACCTGATGTCCAGCCACCTGCGCTCGGAGATGACGGGCAACGGCCTGGAGTCCATCCACATGGCGGAGCTGCGCTCCGAGCTGAACAAGCTGCGCCCGGACGGCCTCATGGACGGCATGGTGAAACAGGAGGCCGACTTCTCCTCGTCCGGAGGCCTGTACGAGCTGCAGTCCGCCCTGGAGGGGAAGCAGCCCGGCGGCGCCTCCACCCACCCGGGCACCAAGGGTCACGGCCCCGGCCAGCGCAAGCCCCGCAACCTGGCGGGCGAGAAGCCCTTCTCCTGCACCCAGTGCGGGAAGAACTTCAGCACCCTGGGGAACCTGAAGACGCACCAGCGCATCCACACGGGCGAGCGCCCGTACACGTGCTCGCAGTGCGGCAAGAGTTTCGGCCAGGCGGGCAACCTGAAGAGGCACCAGCTCATCCACACGGGCCAGAAGCCCTACACCTGCGCCCACTGCCCCAAGGGCTTCACCAAAGCAGACGACCTGCGCTCCCACCAGCGACTCCACACCGGGGAGAAGCCCTTCAGCTGCCTCCAGTGCGGCAAAAGCTTCGGCCAGTCCAAGGAGCTGAAAGCCCACCAGCTCAGCCACACGGGCGAGAGGCCGTTCTGCTGCCAGCACTGCGGCAAAAGCTTCACCAAGGAAATGAGCTACCGCAACCACCTGCAGATCCACACCggcgagaagccctacagctgctcgCAGTGCGGCAAAACTTTCAGCAACTCGGGGGTCCTCAAAACGCACGAGAAGATCCACACGGGGGAGCGGCCGTTCGGCTGCACGCAGTGCGGGAAGAGCTTCGGCCGCTTGGGACACCTTAAAGCACACCAGCAGATCCACTCTGGGGAGCGGCCTTTTGCCTGCCCCCACTGTGGGAAGAACTTCAGCCAGTCAGGTCACTTAAAAGCACACGAGCTGATCCAtaaacgagagagaggggactgctgcagcagcagcagtagcagcagcagcacgcgCAGTAACGATAgtagctaa